aagtaacatcaatataatatttatctttcaaataattaaattgcaaataataaataatcatttaaaaaatttaatgtcatttttatgaCCTATAGAAATTCGATAACAAAATCTCGTAGTATTTAACACCACAAAAATATACCAATAGTTAGAAATCAAAACCACCCCCTCCTCCATCAAACCCACCACCTCCGCCGTCAAACCCACCACCTCCGCCGTCAAATCCGCCTCCACTatcataattattatcattatattgTCTATTATCACTATAATTATTCATATGATGATGAGACATCTCTGATATGGCATTACCCAATAAATAGCCACCTATCAATCCACCTCCTCCGGCTAATAACATGTTtcttgtattattattactgcCTTGCTGCTGCTGCTGCGGTTGAGCTTGGGGAGCTTGGCTAACATAAACAGGTTGACCATACATGGGTTGTCCATACATAGGCTGAGTTCCATACATAGGCTGAGGACCGTAAGAAGGAACCCCATAATTAGGCCGAGGTTGTGGAATATATCCAGGTTGCTGATAATATTGTGAAGGTAACGTTTGAGGCCTTTGCTGACCAAGCTGAGATCCAGACCCTGAATtgcctaaaataataaaaagaaaagttttatttaaaaaatatatattaaaaagaaaagctgtaataataaaaaaaataataataataaaaagaaaagctgTAACTGACTAATgtgtattttaaaaagcataaacGTTTTCAGAACAAACAATGAtcaaaatttcaagttttatttttaacattaccCCATCCGTTAGATTGTAAGGGTTGACTGTATTCTAACGGAGCATATGGAGGAGGAGCAAGATCCATTGGTGGAGCAAATGGTACTTGTTTTGACAAAGGTGGCTAAAAAAACAGaagcatttttattaaactactcaacatcaaaaaaatcagaaaatctttgaataaaaataattttattatacccGAAAAGATTTACAAGATACCTCAATAAGGCTAAGGgagcatccataaagtacgtatgcagtaaaaccactgatttagGATCTTGTACGTACCTGTATCCTTTCAACAACCCCTCCCCTTCTCTGCATACATACgcatatttattacaaaattaccTCAAATTACCTCAAATTCAGCcttaaatttgaaacaaaaaaacttcaagTTAGTTCGACATTCCTTTGTTACATAACATATTATTGGTTTTTCAAACTTGTGAAATAGCAAAACCATGTACGAACTCAGTGTCTTTactccccctcccccctcctGTACGCATTTGTACGTTTTTGGGTAACCCCCCTCCTCATACCTACATACATACTTTAAGGAAGACCCCaagtataattttgttaaactttatacaaaagtttttaaggCAACCACTGATTGCAGTCTTGAAACTTTGGAATCTCAAATTTCACTTtttcgtttgtttttttttcaaaaactttgattatagcattttaaaatttgtttattaatataatttattaatataaaacttataaaataataataataatatatatatatatatatatatatatatatatatatatatatatatatatatatatatatatatatatatataccagcactcaaaataattatttagaggTTGCCGATCAACACTGATTGGCTGAAACAATAAGAATTGTAAAGTAGACGATCAAACTTATAGTTAGTTTGAATCAAATTGTAGCAATTTTTGCGTCACACCTTTCATGTTTGTGCTTGATAGCACTGCTTATACCGCAGAATTCCCACTtagtttaaaattcaaaaataataaaaaaatcaaaataaaaacttatactgggccttgttttaaagtgtcacattataaatgcaaatgagccttttaaataaatttttgtaaaaatttttgtaaaataagtgTTTTGTTATAAAGGCACTTTAGCAagcctttacaaaaaaaaaaaaaaaaaaaatttttatacttaagccAGACAATTGTCTAGCTTATCCTaactttatcataaaaaataacaaataagaaattaattaaGTTGATTGAAGTCAACTTTTGATTCATCATTCGATTATGCAAAGCCATtcattcaaaacattaaaaaaactttattttataatcaccTTGAGATGCTTTTTAGCGCATTATTAGATTGTCATTaactttaagaatatttttttatatctatattacaaaatatatttgttatatttataatataaatatctttattatatttataatataaaataaatttattacatttattttgttaaaactataGTTTAAACTAAACGACTGTTTGCAACATTCTAAACAATTGTTtagtaaaaacattatttaaaattgacaaaaacaCGTGGTTACCAAAAagaaataacagtttttttttacaaaaacgatacaataaaaatattgggAACCTTTAGGAAAACATTTGTTGATTGAAACTTTAacgcaaaaatatttatttaaaaaacaaacaaaatactgaaaaaggttttgaactATTCGTTGTTTGATTCATTAGATGATAAATCTAAAccaatgtttttaaacaagttttttttcacTCTTTTTGAGTAACTTTTTCTTTCTGATTGTGTTGGCCTTTGCACTACATCATTCATCCAAAACTTTACAGCAGGACTTAAATCAAATACATTAGAACTTTTTCCTTGCAAAACTTactcaaattaaattttgcaaacattTCTCTTTCAGAGAGTTGCGTGTGTCCATTTTCACTCTATtcattattgaaaaaagatgtttaacTTTTGCATTAGATACAGACAAAGTAAATAATAGTTCATCCAGAAGTAGAACCAGAACccatttatttttcattgagcTGGAGAATATTGGGTACCATAACTTGTGGTGCCCGGTATTAATCTTCCGTCATATTTTCCAGATGTGTTAAATAAGCACCATATTTGTCTAATATCATCTCTAAAGCCCAAACTTTATGTGCAATCCATTGTGTacctaaaaatgaaactttttcaatttatattttactttatagtcaacaaatttaaaattattagcgGATCCATCACACATaaataaactagtaaaaaatttaacataaatcaATCAAGCAAATAATATAATACCAGAGGCTTTCTTAGGTTGGTAACCATCAATGTTATATTCATCATCTTCTAAATTAGATAAAAGTTCATGGAGCTGCCTTAactttttaagtgattttttaaaaatgtaatgtattCCTAAAATAATGCAATCAATGTTATTAAATGATTCAGTCTTTcctaatttatcttttaatgataactcTAGATGATGTGCTACACACCAACAAAACCCTATCAATGGAATTTCAGCCGTGAGCAACATTTTAACACCTGATTTGCCTCCTATTTACAAATGCACCATCTGCACCAAAACCTACTGATTTgttatttcaattttcaatttctatATTCTCAAGTGATACTTATATTGTGTTAAAAACTTGTGCAATGTTCCATAATCAACATCTGAATGTGAAAAAAAGTGACAACAAATATGGCCTCTTTTTCCATAATTGAAACGTCGTTTGAACCGTCAATAAGAATAGTgaaaatgttttgattattcagtttttttataagatcttTCACCAAACACAGTGCAATGTAGTCAATGAATGTTCCGCAAGTATTTGCGTTCTTGTAAGCTTGACCAAAGACTACACCATGTTTCTCTtgtaaatgaattatttttggaTATAAACTAAGCAACAGTtattcttttactttaaaataagcaACCTCAAACTTCGTTTTGGTCAAATCAAGATCCTTAATATGCATGGTTTGAATACTGGATAAAATATCTGTTTGCAAAATTTCTGCTGtaactcattttattttttaatcctaTCACACAATCTTATACCTCTTGctttcataaaaatttcaaaagcttTCTGGTGCGACATTCCTTCTGCATATATGATTGTGGAACTGTGTTGCAATCAACTGCATCCTTTTCCACCACTACATTCTGGCATGTACCCTTTTAAAATCTGAATTTGAGAAGCATATTCTTGACATactctgcattttagtgcagtaACTATTCCATCAACACTCTCTATTTCAAGTCAATCATTAGCATTAAATTTCACAAGCGTAGAATCTTTCCACTTATTAGCTGTTTGTAATTGTAACTTCCTTTCGTAAACTTTTgcaatgttttacttttaacatttttgtgtCGATGTTttacttttgtctttttaatgtttttgcgACATTTGCttagaaatgtttttgaattaataatataaagtttgacTTGCAATTCTTGCCAATCAAATTTGATTGTCCAGAATTGATTTTGGGAgatcaaaatatcattttttccaaaagtagACGATCATTAATTGTTGATCGGTCGCTATTTCGAGCGCTGATTATATGTATcataatgtaaatttaatatatatttattatatttgtatgataaatataatataatgctattattatataaattcgCCTAAGTCTTTATTCATGTTGAGAGAAAACTTGTCATATAGAAGATTGTGAAAACTATACATTGCAACAACTCAAAAACCCCTGAAAATGACTTTAGCGATTGTGAAATGATTGtgacaatatttataaaaataaataactttttataataaatatattaaagtattttgttttactttccAGCCCacttttttaactgtttaaaaaaaaattaatataaatttagaaaatgtaataaagaaataaaaacttactgcAGTGCGAGCATTTTCTAAAGCACCGAACCAATCTCTAGTTAAACAAAATTAGGaataaattaaatgcaaaataaaaggaaatacTTTCCAAACTACacaatctaaatttaaataaagtaaaacaagTGCATAATAAGTCTTGGTCAAGAAAGTGTGCAATTGCATGTCATTATATGACTATGCAAATAATAGTTTGTTATTGATGAATTGACCACAactgttaatatgttttgaaaatttgaacatttcaaaaatacgcctaaaaaacttattaaaaaaaaatcttaaaaaaaaactttatttacaaaaggGAAAAGCtaacttaactaaaaaaacctaactaaaaaaaagaactaaaatgaagcacaaaaaataacaatataactCAACTAAACTcgaaaaactaaaatgaaaagaatttaatcaagtttgaaataataaactttgaattcttataaaaaaattcattaatgagacaatcattttttaatgttgttgtttagAAAAAACTGATAGAATTACATATACATAactatatgtattaaaaaactgatagAATTACATATACATAactatatgtattaaaaaactgatagAATTACATATACATAactatatgtattaaaaaactgatagAATTACATATACATAactatatgtattaaaaaactgatagAATTACATATACATAactatatgtattaaaaaactgatagAATTACATATACATAactatatgtattaaaaaactgatagAATTACATATACATAactatatgtattaaaaaactgatagAATTACATATACATAactatatgtattaaaaaactgatagAATTACATATACATAactatatgtattaaaaatgtatacatattattcattaattctttaaataaaaaatcattagcagcAATTTATTGcctaatttaaaagtgtttcaataatataaaaacattagtgaagatcaaagttatttaattctagcggctttctaaaacattttttttttaacaaaattttttattattttgagtgTATTAACTTCTTGTGattcttatataaaatttattaaagagaaaattcattgtttaaaaaagttgttgcttataaacttgaaataaactttttatttcaagtttataaaagaccagcatgccaaactttattaaaagctcAAGATATGTCAAAAGCAAAAGCCCTTTCCTTGCCATCTCTATATAATGCacaaatctttcagtcacagcagttagccAGTCAGCCGTAGAGCGGGAAGAACAAAAACTATATTGATTGGTAAAAATAGAGAGAAGACTGATCGGATAATagttggaggggtcagaatgttcTCCAGAAATTGGAGTTACAGATGCAATTTTGTAACagttttgtaagactatgacagcaatgttgtcaggaccacaagccatagaagagtttaattgagataggACTTTAGCAACTGAAGCTTTAGTGATTTGAATATCTAATAATGGATTAACAAGTTTAACTGGAATGGCAGGAAGAGTATAGCTATAAGATCTAAGAgtaaaattagaagaaaagttctttgcaaagagttctgccttatccttgggagaacTAATAAGACCAATTCCATGAATTAGAGAATTTTAGACTTAATTTAATAATGatgctgttaaagatttttcaaaagtctctagagcctaacttctgagataagatgcgagatttagtaaactgggaataatggagcttagcatcagacagcaccttttgaatttatttcttgcaataataaataggcCTTTGTTCTCAAAAGAGTTCCTTtgaaaaagctgaaaaaaattattacgaaTAGCAGCtaaaaaccatggagtagaattaggcttgacttggaaccaacaaaaaggaaaaaaagctTCCATACCTGTCTGGATCTAGGAGGTTATGTAGAAGGCGTATTTATCAGCGGAGAGAGAAAAGACATCAGCCTAAGGACcattacaaagaaaatcacTAAAAGAATCCCAGTTAATCCCAGGGTAGTAGTAAGTAGAGCGATAATAGGGTGAGTCTGAAAAAGAAGTATGTATGTAGAAGTAtgagataaaagatttatagagatgaTTACATAGTCAgcacagaacacaaacatacacaaaCGGGTGAGTGAAAACTGCGCCAGAGGTTTAAACAGATCACAAACTTACAAATAGCAACTTAGGGATGAGTGAACATTCCAAAAGAAGTaaagacagaacacaaacatacatatatagttAGTTACAGGTGAGCTAACACAGTAACAAAGACACCtctatataaaactatatactatatatactacctctatatactatataaaagacaaaaaaatgtatatcaCTATCGGCATGACTGATGTTAGATAATATTGACGACAGGAAGTACACTTCTAGCTTTTGCTTAGAAAGtgaatcctgcaaggcagcaggacattaAACAGGTAGATTACATATTACCAGTAGCAAAGTGATCATAATGACCATACACCTGAACTgacaagaatatatatatatatatatatatatatatatatatatatatatatatatatatatatatatacatatatatatgtatatatatatatatatatatatatatatatatatatatatatatatatatatatatatatatatatatatatatatatatatatatttatattattagaaaatcacttaactaaattttttccatttgacaACCAAGATtcatcagaaaattttttttctgatgaatctttgttgatgaaacacagtgtcaaatggaaaaaaatttagttaagtgattttctactaatatataattgctctgttcttttaagaacattgagcactctattgtgtagaatactttttaaagttgtttaaatatatatatatatatatatttatatatatatatatatatttatatatatatatatatatatatatatatatatatatatatatatatatatatatatatatatatatatatatatatatatatatatatatatatatatatatatatatatatatatattcttgtcATATCatcttgtatatataatagtaatataaactTTATGTCATGTAAAAGCCTAAagaaaatgattaatttttaaatactttccaTTTTCTGGAAAATGGAAATAGATTTAATTCAATCAGTTTCCACTTTCCGGAAAGttggaaatttttattttttgccttgaaactatataaataaagtatagttaaataaactttttccaATATAAATACGTTTAATTTGCAAACACTTTCCAATTCAGAGGAAACTACTTTCCGAAACTGGATAGAAAGCAAAATTGAACAGCCCTAATTAGTACTGAAACTTtatctaataaaacattttattaattttttttttta
The nucleotide sequence above comes from Hydra vulgaris chromosome 09, alternate assembly HydraT2T_AEP. Encoded proteins:
- the LOC100202367 gene encoding pleckstrin homology domain-containing family B member 2 isoform X2; this translates as MSTVKSGWLSRREGSFIFKDWYKKHCVLYSDGEFSVYTKASDATAELRINMKIECSRIEVGFDVGSINLPKNISSVESVFAIITKSNKRHIFCASNDSDCRDWFGALENARTAPPLSKQVPFAPPMDLAPPPYAPLEYSQPLQSNGWGNSGSGSQLGQQRPQTLPSQYYQQPGYIPQPRPNYGVPSYGPQPMYGTQPMYGQPMYGQPVYVSQAPQAQPQQQQQGSNNNTRNMLLAGGGGLIGGYLLGNAISEMSHHHMNNYSDNRQYNDNNYDSGGGFDGGGGGFDGGGGGFDGGGGGFDF